In Beggiatoa leptomitoformis, the genomic window ATAACGCCCGAATACCCGCTTTATCTGTCGGCACTAAACGTGCGCCAATCTGCTCCCGTCCGCGTTTAATTAAGCTATTCAACCCTGCTCTTTTGGGTGGGCGATACAAACTGGTAATTACATAATGTGCAGAAGCATATAAGCCTGCCATCTCCCAAGAACCCAAATGTGGTGTCAATAAAATTACACCTCTACCTTGCTGAATAGCCTGTTTTAGATAGGTTTCCCCACTTACTTGACGGACTAATGACATAACTCGCTTGGGTGACCAGAGCCAAATAGCACCCAACTCACTCATTGTTTTACAAGTTTCAATCAAACTACTCTGTACAAGTTGTTGTTGCTCTTCAGCAGATAAATCAGGATAACAAAGCGCGATATTTTTACGTGTCACATAAGTGATAGAAGAATTCGGCAGATATCGCAAAATCCGTCCAATAAAAGAGGCAATGGCATGTACTTTGCTGAGGGGAAGTAAGGCAAACACATATAAAAAAAATTTAATTATTAAGTCACGCATTTACTTTCGTTCTGTCACTTTTGATGAAGAGAGAGTGCTTGTTATTGGCGCAAATTTAATTAACCATACGGTATAACCCAATTTAAAAAACAACAATAGAAATGGGGTTATGTGCATAAATAGGTCAACAATATCGATGGGTTTTATCAATGTGCCTAACCACAACATCCTTAATTTTTCAACAACATGAGGCTCTGGTGTAAATGGTGCAAGCCCTAAGGTCAAACATAAAACAACTAGAAATAACCAAGGTAATCTATTTAGCCAACGTAACATAAAATGCCCCTGTCAAAAATAAAAACGAGAATTATGTCCGTTTTATCACATTTGATAAATGGAATACTTAACACTGTTTGATAAATTGTCATATATTTGCATTAGGCTTTTGCAAAATGTGGTCACGCTCTCATTCTTATTCACACCACCAAACAGCAAACGTTATGAACGGGTTTTCCACTAAAGCATTATGCGCGGTAATGTCGCACCCTCTACCAATAAAGTTACAAGACATGTTGCCTGATGATACCAATGTCAAAATGGAACAGTTGTACCGACAAATAAGTGACCTAGAACAGGAAAAAGCTGATTTAGAACTCTTATTAGTGACCACAACAGAACATGCTGACGCATTTGAACGTCAGTTGACAAAAGCACGCGATTCTCTAGAAAGCGAAGTAGATCGCCGTACCCAAGAGTTAGCGGAAAAAAACATTCATTTGCAACGAGAAATTTACGAACGGACTAAAATTGAGGCAGAATTACGGCATTCTCGTGATGTTGCAGAACAAGCCAGTCGTGCAAAATCCTCTTTTCTTGCAAATATGAGCCATGAATTACGTACACCATTAAACGCAATTATTGGCTACAGTGAAATGTTACAAGAAGATATTGCCGATTTAGGCTGCGAAGAATTACTTCCCGATTTACAAAGAATTCAAGGTGCAGGCAAACATCTATTAGGATTGATTAATGATGTACTGGACATTACCAAAATTGAAGCAGGTAAAATGGACGTACACAATGAATCTTTTAACCTGACAGCCGTTATTCAAGATGTATCCGAAACAGTTTTACCCATTGTCCAACATAAAGAAAATCTTCTTGTTGTCGAGCAACATCCTAATGAACTAGGCGAAATTTTTGCCGACCTCACAAAAGTACGGCAGATGTTGCTTAACTTACTCAGTAACGCGGCTAAATTTACCGAGAAGGGTAACATAACCCTCAGTGTGACACGTGCATTAGATAATGAAGGCAAAGAATGGGTGGTTTTTAAAGTAGCCGATCAAGGTATTGGCATGACAACTGAACAAGTAGATAAACTATTTCAACCCTTTACACAAGCAGACAGCTCTACTACCCGCAAATATGGCGGAACAGGGCTAGGACTAGCGATTACAAAACGCTTTGCAGAAATGATGGGGGGAAATGTGATGGTAGAAAGCACGTTAAACAAAGGCAGTATCTTCACTATACGTATGCCAACGCATGTTATCATCGCAAAATGAAACAAAAAACTACTTTTCAATAGGGCACAAATTACTTAAAAACTGCTGTGTACATGTTTGCCACGAATATTGCTCCGCATGATGACGGCAATGTTCCGCAGGAATCGTTAAAGCCTGTTGCACAGCAGTTTCTAAATTCTCATCCAAACAACCCGCGCCTGATTTACCTATCACATCTAAAGGACCAGAAACAGGATAAGCGGCAACAGGCGTTCCTGACGCAAGCGACTCCAGTAAAACCAAGCCAAAAGTATCAGTACGACTTGGAAAAACAAAGACATCCGCTGCTGCATAATAACGCGATAATTCTTCCCCCGTCTTCGCCCCCACAAAACGCACTGTCGGATACTGCTGTTTTAAAGACTCTAATTGCGGACCTTGTCCAACCACATATTTTGTGCCTGCCAAGTTTAACTTCAAAAAAGCCTCAATATTTTTCTCTACTGCAACACGTCCTACATACAACGAAATAGGGCGCGCATCCAACAAAAAACGCTTAGCTTGCGGGCGAAACAACTCAATATCTACACCACGCGACCAAAAGGCCAAATTTTTAAACCCTTGCACTTCCAATTCCTGCCGCAAACTTTGTGTTGCTACCATAACGCGGCTCGATAAGCCATGAAACCAACGTAATAAATGATAGCTCCAACGAATGGGGATACCAAAACGTGCATTGACATATTCAGGGAACTTGGTGTGAAAAGACGTTGTAAACCGTTTTTGCTGTTTGTAACAAAACGAGCGGGCGGACAACCCTAATGGACCTTCCGTTGCTATATGAATCGTGTCAGGATCAAACACACGTATCAGCTCTGCAACCCTAGGAGTCGGACGTAAGGCTAAACGGATTTCAGGATAAGTCGGACACGGAATAGTTTTGAATAAATCAGGTGTTACCATTAAAACCTGATGTCCCATCGACTCTAAAATTTGTTTAGTAGTAAGAAGCGTCCGCACAACCCCATTAATCTGGGGTAACCATGCGTCTGACACAATCAGAATTTTCATGCGTTTGCTTCTCGCGGTGTGGATGCTGATTATCATCTGTCCATTCAACAATAAACAAATCACCATCCCAATCTTCTATTAAGGCGGTACAACTCTCTACCCAATCGCCATCATTACAATATAAAACATCATCAATCATCCGAATTTCGGCTTTATGAATATGTCCACACACAACACCATCCAACTCCCGCCGACGGGCTTCTTCCGCCAACACCTGTTCAAATGCAGTAATAAAATTCACGGCATTTTTAACTTTATGTTTTAAATAAGCGGATAACGACCAATAAGGATAACCCAGTTTACGACGGCAAATATTATAAAAATGGTTCAAACTCAAGACCATTTCGTATGCCCAATCGCCTAACAATGCCAACCAGCGTGCATATTGAATGACCCCATCAAACTGATCACCATGAATAACCAACAAACGGCGACCATCTGCCGTGGTATGCACCATTTCATCAACCACATGAATATCGCCAAAAGTAATATTTAAAAAATGTCGTGCGGCTTCATCATGATTCCCTGGAATAAAAAAGACCTTCGTCCCTTTGCGTGCCTTCCGTAAGACTTTCTGTATCACATCGTTATGCGATTGCGACCAATACCATGATTTCTTTAATCGCCAGCCATCAATAATATCGCCGACCAAATAAAGATATTCAGATTCATGATTCTTTAAGAAATCTAAGAGAAAATCAGCCTTACACCCGCGTGTTCCCAGATGAATATCTGATAACCAAATTGTACGATAATGTTTAATTGGCGGTGTCACAGCACTGACCCTTTTTGGCGAGAAACCTTAACAGTCTTATCGGGCGAGTATCATGACAGTCATGTATTTCAACAGTATGACATGTATTATTGACTGAATCGGGCGTAAATCCCGATTCAGAGGAGAGGAATGAAGTAAAGACCTGACTACGTTTTTTGCACAGATGTTTTACGTTGCCATACCTTACGCCACAAACCTTCGTGGCTAAAGCACATCCAAGCCCAACGTAACCAGTTTAAAAGGACAGCAGCCAACCATAATGCCCACATTAACATCAAAACCTGATAAATCCACATGGGAAGCGACCAAACCCAAACACTGGGTAATAAGGCATTGACTTGGTCTTGATACCAATTTAAATGATGTCCGTAAGAACCATTACCCATAATGTGCATATCAGGGTCACCTAATAACCCTTTTTGAATCGCAAACAATAAAGAACTAAAAGCCGCAATACTCAATAAAACCAAGCCAATCTGAATCAGTGCAAATTGCCAAGGACGATAAGTATCCACGCTAATTGTTGCACGCCAACCCAACGCAAATAACCAACCAATCACACACAGTGCCATCTCCACAGGAATTTGACTTAACACAAGGCTTAACAATATCCACTGATAGGTTTTTACAGGTGTTAAATTTGTTCGCCCTAAGCCTATGGATAATAAAATAAAGACAAATAATAATCCCCAAATCAATACCGCCGCACCAATCGCCTCTCCACCCACCAATAAAATCCAGCGTTTTTCAGGCATAATTAATTGAATTTGATGATTAACACTGCTAATGCCTATGTCCAACGGTACCGTTTGATAACTATCAAAAATCCCTGTATTTTCCAATAAATGCAGTTCAACACTTTGTGTACCGGGAATAATTGGCAAAATGACCTGTTGCCCTTCCTGACGAATGGGTTGAGATATTCCATTAATCGTAACCGATTGTAACTGTGCGTTTTCAGGCAATGTAATAGTATGTTGCCCACCACGACTGCTACGCAACGTAAAAGTTAATGTCGTATCCGTTGCCCGTTGTCCCGGTTTTACCAATAATACGCTACGGTCTATCGTCATCACCTGCCCACCCACCCCACTTGGACGGGTAATCGCAAGCGTAACGGTTTCCAATGGATAAGGTCGCCATTCAGGTAGCCACTGCCCGCTACTTTGCTGATAAATCGTAGGAATACCTGTTGTTTCCACATGCCAAATGGCACTGGCGTTGAGTCGCCACACCTCGCTATAATGTAAACTACTATTAGCAATTAGCTGAATACTCTCGCTTTTATCAAAAACTGACAGCCAAGTAATATCGGTTTGGTCTGGTGCAAGATTAATTAATGCCTTACCTGCATTAACGCGAATTGCCTCACTCGTGACCGATTCACCCGCTAACAAGGGAACTTCTAACACAATTGCCGACCCTGTTGGCGTTAAACGAGTTACTTTCGTTTCTACTTGCCAATCCAAGCCCAACAATAGTGTTCGTTCAATTTGCACAAACGGCGGTAAATTTCCCATTTCTAAAGGACGTGTACTGCCACTTTCATCCGTTGCTTGAGCCTCACGGGTAAATTGCAAACGGTCATCGGCCAAACCATTTTCATGCACACCATCTACACGCCATCCCTGTATCGCAACCGAAACAAAATGGGGTTTTAGCGGGAGCGGAAGTTGTACTGCTTGTCGATTGGGTAATATTCCCTGCAATTGTATCTGATGAATTCCTGCACTTAAGAACAGCCATAACTGTCCATTTTCATCACGTTGTACAACCATTGCAGGTTTTTCATCCACCCAGACTTGTTGCGGTAACCATTCTTGCGTAGTACCGGGCAGTGGTACGATAACCGCCGTTTGAGCATGAATTTCTACCCGTATCGACAAAATATTCTGTTCAATTTCAACCAACATACGGGGACTACTTGCACAATTAGGTAAACAAACAGGTGGCGCAAGTAAACGGGTTTGCAACTGCTCAAGCAAATATTGTGGTGGATAAACAAGTTCAGCCGTTTTGCTCGCTGTGTCGGGTGCAGGTTCTTCGGTTGCGTAAACCGTATTAGAGACACTGCTCAATAATCCCGCTAAAAACAACAATGCAATAAAACTACTCACTGTCGCCGTACTTGGCAAAGTGCTAAATAATCGCCGTGCGTTAGCTTGCCATGCCGCCCATAAGAAAAAGCTAAGCATGATACTTAACAAAAAAACCCGTGCAAAACCAAGAGCAAAATTTAATGATGGTGAAATAAGTTGTAAATGAATAGTCTGATTTGCCGCCACAGGGCCTGACCAAGTGAGCATAATTTGTTGCCATTGCCACGCAGGCAAGCCCTGCCCCGTTTGTACTTGCGCATTTGGGTCTATTTGGGCAAGTTGTTTTTTAGTTGACGCTTTGGATTTCAGCGGGTAATCCCGAACATTGCGCATCTGTTGCTGTGATTGGAGGTAATCATTTTCAGTACTTGGCGCGGCTTCTTCTGCCATAGGCTGTTGTTGTACCTCAATAGCATTGCTCGTTTGAGGATAATAACTACTGCTTGGTGAAGTCGTTCCCAACGTATTCCATTGATATTCCAACTGCGGAAAAATGGCTTGTCGTGCTTCTTGCACCATAAAGGGAATTGCAATAATCAATAAAGTTAATAAACTTAAATTACGGTACAACTGAATGGTTTTAGTGAATAAATTCAAAGTCGGCAATACCTTCAATAATGCCATACTAACAAGAATACTTAACCAAACAAACAGCGGTGCATCCGCCTGTTGCCATGTTAAAACAAGCGTAAATAACATCATTACTCCCCAATACCACCGCCACAATTTACCCACCGCCAAAGACAACACCAACACAACAAACAAATCTAATAAAGTCCACTGTTGTAACCATGTAGTCTGCACCTTATCAACACCCTCTACATGAAATACACTCCATCCCGGTGGTAAATGCAAAATAGCACTGACTTCTTGAAAACTAGGATTATTAGCCGTTTTATCCCCTGTTACCCATCCAACAGCGGGCAATGTATCCACTGCATTTTCTAAACGACTATCGGCAACAACATTAATTTGTCCCTGTCGTATTTCTACCCCAGTATTTGCATCCGCACTTAACCGCGTAATAAATTGGTCTTGTCCATTAACACTTAAACGTCCTAACTGCGCTTGTTGAGCCTTATCGGTTTGTGGTGCAGAATCCAACATTTCCAACCGCCAACCGCGCGTCATTGTGCCACCAATATGGTCTTGCACACTGTATCCGCGACCATCAAAATCTAGCCAAAACTGCCGTTGTAACGACAACTGTGCAGGTGCAGATTCAGGGTCACCGCGTCGCTTTTCAACTAACTGCAACGTATCACCTGCCTTAACATGATAAGCAGGAAATTGTCGCCATTCGCTCGGTAATGTCGTTTGTTGCGGGTCAATCGCGGTTACGTCAGTAATATCAACTAAACGCAACGCATTACGTGCTTCAAATACCCAAATTTCTTCTTCAGGTAAGCCATCAATAACGGGCAAAGTCAACGACTTCACATCTCCCATCTGTCGCGTTTGCAAAATCACCGTATAAGACCCCGGGCGAACCTGTAAACGTAACCGTCCATCGGTTTCTAAACGGGCAGGCAACGGACTGGTCAATGACATAGGCATCTGCCCAGCTAACAATAAATTACCTAACAAAGCCTCTCGTGTTTGTCCCGCCACATCAATTTCTATCTGGGTTATCATCTGCAAAGGAATATCATCAATAATATGCCGATACACACGAATATCTAAGCGATTTTCTTCAACAACTTCGTCCGTATGCGTTCCCTGACGCAACCACAAATGCCCTTCACCATCTAATTCAGGAATAGCGACCTGTTTACCTTCAATAAATAAACTAACTAAGCCTGTGTTAGCAGGAACAGGTATCGACTCGGGCATTCGTTGCCATTGCAACATACCCGTGATGGTTGATTCCCCAGCGGGCAAGTAAATCATTGGTACGCCATTTATATCCATTACCGTAGCGGGTTGCCCATTTAGCTGTACCGCTTGCGCCCATAAAGTTGCATCACCCGGTAATGCTACATCCCCCGCAGCAAAGGCTTGCCACGATTGTTTAAAACGAGCCGTTTGTCCTTCAACACTAATAACCAATTGAGTCGACCAACGACACAACTTTTCTTCTGTATTATAAAAATAAGGGCATGTTTTTTCAGGATTATCATGCAATACCCAATTAACCCAAGATTGTAACGGTTTAGGAACAGCATCAGGATTTAAAGGCACTACCGCACTGACAACCGTGCAATAAATACTGAGACAATAAAGGAGGAATAGATGAAAAATGCGTTTATCCATATAACGGTTTCTCGCATGAAGGAAAAAAGAAGGTGTATTATTTCAATACTATATAGTGTTTAAGACCCACACAACAACCCTTTAACAATACAAGGATTAAATATTTAAGGTTAATTTAATTTTAAAACTAACTATGTAATATGAAATATATTTTTTCCATAATTTAAAACACCTATAGATGGTAGATGTAAATGTATTGCGCTTACACAATAGACGGCTTGCAAAAATTGCTTTTATTCTCACCAAGACGGTGGTAGTGAGAGAAACATTAATAAAAACAATTGTAAAAATCTTTACATTAAAAAATAATGCGTTACTATTATAGCTATAAAAATAAAAATGTTATGCGCGTTATGACTACCCTCAACAATCAAGGACTAAGAGGAATATTATGCGTTACTATCACTACTTTTTTACGGTACTACTGACATTATGCTAGTTTTTTATCCGTTACTATTTACGCCTTGTCGTCGGTTTGATGAGCTAGTATCCATACACCGTATAAACACAAAATGCGTCAGGTGCATTTTTCCGCACCATAACGCACACTGTAAACTAGATTTCTAACACACAGACAATATTAAATATTTCCTTATCCTACCCACCGTCTTGCATTATAAAACATCTGCATCCATGGGCTTTCTTCAGTTTGCCAGTTGTCGGGCTTCCATGACCAACGACTGGTTAAAAAGACCCGTTCAGGATGCGGCATCATAATGGTGAAACGTCCATCAGGTGTCGTTAACCCTGTGATTCCTTGAGGCGAGCCGTTAGGATTAGCAGGGTAATGTTCACTGACTTGTCCACGATTGTCCACGTAACGTAAGGCAATCAAACCATCGCGTAAGGCACGGTTGACATGTGCAGGTTCATCAAATTGGGCGCGTCCTTCACCATGAGAGACAACAACAGGAATGTAAGACCCCGCCATGCCTTGCAAAAATAAAGACGGCGAATCTAACACTTCCGTCATGACAAAACGGGCTTCAAATTGTTCCGATTTATTCCGCACAAACTGCGCCCAGTGTTCTGCACCGTCTATCATACCGCGCAACTGCGCCATCATTTGGCAACCGTTACAAATCCCTAGCGCGAAGCTATCCGTGCGTTGGAAAAAAGCAGAAAACTCATCATAAGCCTGTGAATTGAAAAGTATCGATTTTGCCCAACCACCGCCTGCACCCAACACGTCCCCATAAGAAAATCCACCACATGCGGCAAAACCTTGAAAATCTTTCAACCGCATCCGCCCTGCCAGAATATCGCTTAAGTGTACGTCAACACTGGTAAAACCTGCTTTATCAAAGGCTGCCGCCATTTCTAGCTGACCATTTACGCCTTGCTCGCGTAAAATCGCTATACGTGGACGTTGTGATAAAATTGCAGGTGCTTGTAATGTAAAGGTTGTCGTTAAGAATAAACCTGAATCTTGTGGATTTTCTGCAAATTCTTCCTCGACACAGTCAGGATTATCACGGCGTTTTTGCAATTGATACGTGGTTTCGTTCCATGCGTGTTGTAACGTGGTGCGAGGCAGGCTTAACAGCAATGTATCTTGTTGATAAATATTTAAACAATCGCTGTGGTTGACTGTGCCTATAATGTGTACAGGCAATTGCGTATATTGAGCAAACCAGTGTTGTACTTCGTCAATATAGTTTTGTGCAACTTCTATTACCGCGCCTAATTCCTCGCTAAATAAAACGGCTAAAACATCAGGACTTAATCCATCTAGTTGAATATCAATCCCTTTATGGCTAGCAAACATCATTTCGCACAAGGTTGTTAGCAGGCCACCATCAGAGCGGTCGTGATAAGCCAGTAATTTATTTTGTTGGTTTAATATTTGAATAGCATAGAAAAAATCTTTTAAATCTTTGGGGTTATCTAGCGTTGGCACGACATCGCCAAGTTGTTGGTAAACT contains:
- a CDS encoding lysophospholipid acyltransferase family protein, translating into MRDLIIKFFLYVFALLPLSKVHAIASFIGRILRYLPNSSITYVTRKNIALCYPDLSAEEQQQLVQSSLIETCKTMSELGAIWLWSPKRVMSLVRQVSGETYLKQAIQQGRGVILLTPHLGSWEMAGLYASAHYVITSLYRPPKRAGLNSLIKRGREQIGARLVPTDKAGIRALYQTLKQGDIAGILPDQVPHQDGTGEFAPFFKHPAYTMTLVSRFARKNHSPVIFTYAERLPKGAGFHIHFLPAPVNIASEDLSLAVNALNQGVESCIRACPSQYQWGYKRFKRLPDGMESVY
- a CDS encoding sensor histidine kinase; translated protein: MWSRSHSYSHHQTANVMNGFSTKALCAVMSHPLPIKLQDMLPDDTNVKMEQLYRQISDLEQEKADLELLLVTTTEHADAFERQLTKARDSLESEVDRRTQELAEKNIHLQREIYERTKIEAELRHSRDVAEQASRAKSSFLANMSHELRTPLNAIIGYSEMLQEDIADLGCEELLPDLQRIQGAGKHLLGLINDVLDITKIEAGKMDVHNESFNLTAVIQDVSETVLPIVQHKENLLVVEQHPNELGEIFADLTKVRQMLLNLLSNAAKFTEKGNITLSVTRALDNEGKEWVVFKVADQGIGMTTEQVDKLFQPFTQADSSTTRKYGGTGLGLAITKRFAEMMGGNVMVESTLNKGSIFTIRMPTHVIIAK
- a CDS encoding glycosyltransferase family 4 protein — its product is MKILIVSDAWLPQINGVVRTLLTTKQILESMGHQVLMVTPDLFKTIPCPTYPEIRLALRPTPRVAELIRVFDPDTIHIATEGPLGLSARSFCYKQQKRFTTSFHTKFPEYVNARFGIPIRWSYHLLRWFHGLSSRVMVATQSLRQELEVQGFKNLAFWSRGVDIELFRPQAKRFLLDARPISLYVGRVAVEKNIEAFLKLNLAGTKYVVGQGPQLESLKQQYPTVRFVGAKTGEELSRYYAAADVFVFPSRTDTFGLVLLESLASGTPVAAYPVSGPLDVIGKSGAGCLDENLETAVQQALTIPAEHCRHHAEQYSWQTCTQQFLSNLCPIEK
- a CDS encoding UDP-2,3-diacylglucosamine diphosphatase, with translation MTPPIKHYRTIWLSDIHLGTRGCKADFLLDFLKNHESEYLYLVGDIIDGWRLKKSWYWSQSHNDVIQKVLRKARKGTKVFFIPGNHDEAARHFLNITFGDIHVVDEMVHTTADGRRLLVIHGDQFDGVIQYARWLALLGDWAYEMVLSLNHFYNICRRKLGYPYWSLSAYLKHKVKNAVNFITAFEQVLAEEARRRELDGVVCGHIHKAEIRMIDDVLYCNDGDWVESCTALIEDWDGDLFIVEWTDDNQHPHREKQTHENSDCVRRMVTPD